A window of Mucilaginibacter paludis DSM 18603 contains these coding sequences:
- a CDS encoding GNAT family N-acetyltransferase, with translation MIQIKGSGFCLREWLLSDEASLIRYADNPKVSQFLSDRFAYPYTAEYAQQWLNHQTQKTVIDNLVIDIDGELVGGIGIEFRQDIFRKTALLGYWLGEPFWGKGIMTEVVRLMVDYSFENFDLARIQAGVFDSNPASMRVLEKAGFIKEGIAKKALYKFGQFSDEHIYALTR, from the coding sequence ATGATTCAAATTAAAGGTTCGGGGTTTTGCTTACGCGAATGGTTATTGAGCGATGAGGCCTCACTGATCAGGTATGCCGACAACCCCAAGGTATCGCAATTTTTGAGCGACCGTTTCGCGTACCCTTATACTGCGGAGTATGCGCAGCAATGGCTTAACCACCAAACGCAAAAAACGGTAATTGATAATTTGGTTATCGATATTGATGGCGAATTGGTTGGCGGTATCGGTATCGAATTTAGGCAGGATATTTTTCGTAAAACGGCACTACTTGGTTATTGGCTTGGTGAGCCCTTCTGGGGAAAAGGTATCATGACGGAAGTTGTGCGCCTGATGGTGGATTACAGTTTTGAAAACTTTGACCTGGCGCGGATCCAGGCCGGTGTATTTGATAGCAACCCGGCATCAATGCGGGTGTTAGAGAAAGCCGGATTTATAAAAGAAGGGATAGCGAAAAAAGCTTTATATAAGTTTGGCCAATTTTCGGACGAACATATATACGCCCTGACACGATAA